The following DNA comes from Crateriforma spongiae.
GCCTTAGCATTCGACCTTTCTCAGTCTCCAGGTCATCGATCTTTGACAGGATCGCGAGTACAGAATCGACACCGGTGTTGTCGACCATTCCTCCGTCGAGAAAGTGGACTTGGTCGACCGCTTCGTCATTGGGTTCTGGTACATCGACGGGAAGTCGCGTTGGTTCAAAGCCAAACGGAAACGACGACGACATTCGGACGCCTCGGGTCAACCGAACATTCGGATGAATCCCATCGCTTTGAAGCGTTGATAGGCTGTAAGGTTCGTGATCATCCTCCGAAAGCTGCCAGCGAGGGCCATCCTTCGTTTCAACCAGCCGGTAGCGATGGTACCAGTCGTCAGGTAGCCTCGGAAAACCCACCATCACGCGGCGTCCAGTATCGATGTCCGCCACCCCCATCACCAACAACGGCTTGGTCGAGTCGGTGGCGGCTTGATCAATGGATGCCCACGGGAAACTTCGATCCCAGTAGGCGGTCAACGATTCCCCACGATTTGCGAACGGCGTGATAAACCCGCGAAAGATCGGACCAAGGTAGTCTCGTGTCACGGCATCTTGAGTCGTGGATTGCCAAGTCGACGGATAGTAGTGTGCAGCTAGCGCAAGGGTACCGCCGGAAACCCCGCTGCCCAGCCATAGGCAGGCTGGTTTTTGACCGTCCTGATGAAATTCGTTCTCGATGATTTCCAGTGACAAGGCAGCGACCAACGCTGCGCGTGAACCACCTCCGCTTGCGGTGACAACAATTACTGGTCCATCAGGCTCTTGCGATAAGCGATCCAGTGCCGCGTCAACCCATTGTTCGGACACCGCTGATCGTAACGCTCCGTCATTGTCAGGGATGTCTGCCGGACCGAGGTCTACCTGACTCGACAAACTGGCGACTCCGAATGCTAGTACCAACGCCATCAGTCGCCACGGCAATTGCGTATTTCGATGCAAGTAGTCCAATAGTGCCGCAATCAGAATGCCGGCGAATGCCAGTGAGAAGAAAGCCCAAACGGTGTAGACCGTCATGGAAACGCTACTGAACAACTCAACGGCAATCCATAACACTTCGAGAATGACGGTCAGGATAAGCAAAACGGACAGGACTTCGCCGGTTCTTCGCCAAACTCGAACGCGACGCTGCGTCGTCTCGTTGGCGTGTTCATCCTTGTCGAGGACCTTGTCGGATCCCACCCGAGTTCCGAACCCAAGCCATAACGCAACCATCGCCGCTAGCAAGCCCACCATGCGGAAGAATCCGCCAGGCATAGGCCAAACTGAATCAAGGAACCACGTCCACGACGGAGAAAGGGGGCAAAAGAAAGCGACCACGAGACCAATACATAAAACGGTCAGATTGATGGCCCATGCCCAAAAACCTCCACTGAACTTTCGCCCGCGTTTTGCCATCCAGAACAAACCCTGCGTGGAAACGTCGAAAACCCACCGCGTTGGAAAAATTAAGGGCTTCCGCAGACCTTCAGGAATCTTCGCGACTGCTCGGTCAACCGGCGAGATTTCCGGCGCACGCAGCAAGAACTGGACGATCAACAACACTCCCCACATGATCAGTAGGCCGGTTGCGATTCCGATGAGGAGGTTTGTCGAGAGGGTGTCCTTGATCAGCAAACGGATTTGATCGACTTTCCATCCGATCAAACAGAAGGTCAGCACCGATAGAACGACGAAGAGATACCTTGCGATAAGACGCTTCGCCTTGCCAATCCAAGTCAACTCGCGATCAGTCATGTTTATACGCCTCTCGATTTCACTCATCGTTTAATTTGCTGCGACGTAGCGTCCATCGTCGAGTTGGCGGACGTTGCCGACGGCGGCGAGGGTTTCGAGGAGTTCGGTGACTTGGGACTTGTTGGCGCGGGTGTAGTAGGCGGCGACTTCTTTGGCATCCGCGGGGGCGGCGTGTTGTTGTAGCGCGGACTGGATCGCCACCATGCGGTCAGGCAGCGTTTTGGGCCAGGGCTGTTTCTTGACCTTGGTGGCAGTGGCCTTCTTGGTTCGCTTCGTTTTGCCATCGCCGGCGAAGGCGGTTTGAGTCGCGCCGTCTGGATTTTGAAAGTCCGGACGTAGCCAGCGGACCATACCTCGTGATTCTTCGTCGGCTCGCTCGTGATTCAGGTCGACCAGTCGCTGCAAGATTGCTTCGTCGTCTAAATCGTGAGGCCATCCGTAAGCGTCGAACACGGCGGCGTCCAAGTCGTCGTGAATTTGCTTCAGCACCGACACGATACCTTGCTCGTGAATCGTTTTCTCTTTCGCCGTCAGCGTCTCACCGGCCCGCAACTTTTCCAGCACGTTGTACATGCCAGTCATCGTCAGCTTCGGATGTTGTTCCTGTTGTCGCTTCCGATGAGCGTCAAGCTGCTCGGCAAGATCGCCGATGCGTTTTCGTGAGGCGTCGTCTGTGACTGGGAATGGGAACGTCTCGAAGCAGCGGGTTTTGTTGTAGCGTGGGTCATTGCCTACCCCAAGCCGGCCGCCAGCGGCGAGTGCCCAGCAGACGTGAATTTTGCTTGATAAAACACCGAGTACATGGGGTTCATCGCTCGCGATGTTGATGAGCATGTTGTCAGGACGAACATCTGCAGACAGAAAAAAGAACAGCCGGTGCTTTGATGTTTCGGGCGTCGTTATGAATCGAGGCAGATCCTGTAACGCCTTTCTAAGGACAGGCCGCTCCCAGCCAAACCGCCACCACTTGTCGCGTATTGCGGGGCGTCGGTTTTGGTCCCGGTCTGGTTTCACGCGGTCGACAACTATTTGCAGAACTGCGGGAAATTGGTCGCGAGCCTGTTTGCTGTCGAAACCAAAAAAGTCAATCACCATTACGTCTCGCGACCGTTGCATCAAGTCTTTGCCGTTGACATAGGGATGAATAACGGTCTCGTTCTGCTTGGATTGTGCCAACAGCCGATCGCTCTCTTCCTGCTTCAAGATGAATCCAGCTCCGTAGAGCTGAACGCCCGGTGATGAAACCTTGTCGTTCGCCTCAAGCTGGACTGCTAGCGATGTGTTTGCGCCAGCTGTCAGGTTTGAGTTTATTGCGTCGACTGAACGCACGGAAATTTCCGCAATCTCACCAGATTCATCAACGGATGCTAGTAGCGGAGGTTCTTGGTCCGGCGAAGCGATTGTCATGGCGATGCGAACGGCCGCACTTGATTCGCTGTCTACCCAAGGGTGGTCGGGAACCGCAAAGAGCAAATGAACCGGATTCTTTGCCAGGGTAAACTTTTCGATAACACGTCTTTGAAATACCTGGCGTATGCTGTTAGTTGTAATAAGTCCAAAACGCCGAATTAAGCGTTTGCATGCCAACTCGCCGCACATGTCCCACCAAAACATTACATAGTCGGCCTTAGGAGGAATATCCTCGAACACTTCCCAAATCGCTTTGACATATCCGTCGCCCTTTGCCTCACGCAATTTCCAACCACCAATAAATGGTGGATTGCCGACGATGTAATCCGTTTCCGGCCACTCCGCTTTCTTCGGGTTGATGTATCGTACCTCTTGGACTCGGGCGTCCTCGTCGGGGACTTCTTCTCCCGTGACATGATGCGGTTTGGTCGTTCGTCCATCCCAGCGGGTGACGGGGTTGCCATCATCATCGACGACCGGTTCGATGGAGTCCCATGCCATCACCGCGTCCCGGCACTCGATGTTGCCGTAGTCCTTCAAGATCGGCTCGGGGATGTTCACCGTGTCGCGGGTTCGCTTGTACCACTGGATCGAACCGATCCAAAGCACCAACTCGGCCAGCGCCGCCGCTCGGGGATTAACTTCGATACCGAGGAATTGGTGCGGGTCGATCGTCAGTCCGGGCAAGACCGCCTCGTCAAACTCGCGCAGTGTGTTGAGCACTTCGCCTTCGAGCCGTTTCATCAGTTCCATCGCGACGTACAGAAAGTTGCCGCTCCCACACGCCGGATCGAGTACTCGCGTTTCGCAAAGCTGGCCATGAAATTCTCGCAGCAACTTGCGAGCGTCCGCCCGCTTGCCTTCTTCATCCAATTGGCTGGCCGCCGCGTAGGTCGCGTCCCATTGCTGGCGCAGCGGCTCGATCACCGTGGGCATGACCAAACGTTCGACGTAAGCCCGTGGCGTGTAGTGCGCGCCCAATTTGTGTCGCTCGACCGGATCGAGGGCGCGTTCGAGCAGGGTGCCGAAGATCGCCGGTTCGACTTCTTCCCAGCGGTACTGGGCCGCTTCGACCAACAGCTCGACTTGATCGTGGTTGAGCGGTAACGCGGTCTTATCTTTGAAGAACTTGCCGTTGAACTGTTTGACCTTCTCTCGCAGGATCGTCGAAAACGTTCCTGTGTCCATCGACTCCCACAACGCTTCGGCCATCGGCTTGAAGTTCTGTGGTTCGGTACGAAGGCTGAGCAGTAATTCCGTGAACGAGTCGGGACGTAGCAGTTCGACGTCCTCGGCAAACATCGTGAACAGGCATCGCATCAAGAATCCGGCAACGACTTCGGGTTCGTGGTCGGCCTCGAGACTCTTGGCGAGCTTGGCCAGTCGCTCGGCGATCTCTCGCGTGACCTTGGCCGAGATCTTGCTCGGATCCAGGGAGTGTGGATCGGTCCAGATCGCGGTCAGCAACCCGCGAATTCGCTCGTCCCGTAGCCGATCCAAATGAACGCGGTAACCGCGGGGATCGGGAAACGGAACGTAGCTCTTGCCGGTGCCGGAGAAGTCAGCGTAGATATCGAAGCAAAATCCGACGTCCACGACGACCAAAAAGGGTGGCCATTCGTTGGGAATCGCTTCAGCGTAACCCTTGGCCTGCTTGTAGGCGGCCTTCATGGCCCGGTCCCATGCCGGTGTGCCGCGTGCGGCCGTGCCGGCGAGCTTCTTTATTGTCCTTGTCTTGGTTGCCAAGGCTTCAGCAGCCTCGGCCGCTTTGCGTTCGCTTCCCTGCTTGGATTCCAGCACGAAGCAACTGGCTTTAAATAGATCAACGCGGCCCTTGCTGACCGTGCCGTCGCCGTTGTTAAATTCGACGGCCTTTTCAAAGACGTAATTGTTCGCCGACGTGTCGGTGGTGGTTCCGTCAGGATGGGGAACGCCCAGCAGATCACACAGCTCGGTCAGGAAGAGCTGCGAATTGGCCATCTCGGCCCCGCCAGATTTCTTCCATCGCTCAACAAAATCGTCTGGAGTCATTGCGCCCCCGCACATCGCCGCTATTGGAAATCGAAACGGCGAGCCTCGAACTGATTAACGCTCCGGAAAGTGGTCGTTGTTCAACATCGCCAAAGGTCGCCATTCTAGCAGCTCGCCACACGACTCCACACCAGGGCGTCGCTGCCCTTTCACCTCATGCGTCTCCGTGTGCAATCGCCGGACGTTAGCGATCTAGCGTTCGCCATCTTTCGTGGCGATCCGCGATCCGCGATACTACTAACCCGACGCAAACTCACCATTCTTACGGAGTCAATGACATTCAATATCGTCAGTCGCATCTGGATGCCATTCGGCTTCTCTATTTGCTCGTGGCAGGTGGCGAGGTGCCTGTCAAAAAATCGTCTGCCAACGAAAGCTTGGTCTTCATCGGGAACACTCGGTTATGCGCATTCGACTTTTGGATGAGATACCCGGACTATCTGGCGGATGAACTCTTGGAGCGATTCGAGAACGATGGTGACGAGAAGTGGCTGGAAAAGGCCCGTGAAATATTTAAGAACGACGAGCCAGACATCCGCAATTTCCCGATGATTCGTTGGCATTTCGGAGCCTACGAGAATATGGACGATGCTCTGTCCGTACTTCGTTCTCGC
Coding sequences within:
- a CDS encoding class I SAM-dependent DNA methyltransferase; this encodes MCGGAMTPDDFVERWKKSGGAEMANSQLFLTELCDLLGVPHPDGTTTDTSANNYVFEKAVEFNNGDGTVSKGRVDLFKASCFVLESKQGSERKAAEAAEALATKTRTIKKLAGTAARGTPAWDRAMKAAYKQAKGYAEAIPNEWPPFLVVVDVGFCFDIYADFSGTGKSYVPFPDPRGYRVHLDRLRDERIRGLLTAIWTDPHSLDPSKISAKVTREIAERLAKLAKSLEADHEPEVVAGFLMRCLFTMFAEDVELLRPDSFTELLLSLRTEPQNFKPMAEALWESMDTGTFSTILREKVKQFNGKFFKDKTALPLNHDQVELLVEAAQYRWEEVEPAIFGTLLERALDPVERHKLGAHYTPRAYVERLVMPTVIEPLRQQWDATYAAASQLDEEGKRADARKLLREFHGQLCETRVLDPACGSGNFLYVAMELMKRLEGEVLNTLREFDEAVLPGLTIDPHQFLGIEVNPRAAALAELVLWIGSIQWYKRTRDTVNIPEPILKDYGNIECRDAVMAWDSIEPVVDDDGNPVTRWDGRTTKPHHVTGEEVPDEDARVQEVRYINPKKAEWPETDYIVGNPPFIGGWKLREAKGDGYVKAIWEVFEDIPPKADYVMFWWDMCGELACKRLIRRFGLITTNSIRQVFQRRVIEKFTLAKNPVHLLFAVPDHPWVDSESSAAVRIAMTIASPDQEPPLLASVDESGEIAEISVRSVDAINSNLTAGANTSLAVQLEANDKVSSPGVQLYGAGFILKQEESDRLLAQSKQNETVIHPYVNGKDLMQRSRDVMVIDFFGFDSKQARDQFPAVLQIVVDRVKPDRDQNRRPAIRDKWWRFGWERPVLRKALQDLPRFITTPETSKHRLFFFLSADVRPDNMLINIASDEPHVLGVLSSKIHVCWALAAGGRLGVGNDPRYNKTRCFETFPFPVTDDASRKRIGDLAEQLDAHRKRQQEQHPKLTMTGMYNVLEKLRAGETLTAKEKTIHEQGIVSVLKQIHDDLDAAVFDAYGWPHDLDDEAILQRLVDLNHERADEESRGMVRWLRPDFQNPDGATQTAFAGDGKTKRTKKATATKVKKQPWPKTLPDRMVAIQSALQQHAAPADAKEVAAYYTRANKSQVTELLETLAAVGNVRQLDDGRYVAAN
- a CDS encoding patatin-like phospholipase family protein, translating into MPGGFFRMVGLLAAMVALWLGFGTRVGSDKVLDKDEHANETTQRRVRVWRRTGEVLSVLLILTVILEVLWIAVELFSSVSMTVYTVWAFFSLAFAGILIAALLDYLHRNTQLPWRLMALVLAFGVASLSSQVDLGPADIPDNDGALRSAVSEQWVDAALDRLSQEPDGPVIVVTASGGGSRAALVAALSLEIIENEFHQDGQKPACLWLGSGVSGGTLALAAHYYPSTWQSTTQDAVTRDYLGPIFRGFITPFANRGESLTAYWDRSFPWASIDQAATDSTKPLLVMGVADIDTGRRVMVGFPRLPDDWYHRYRLVETKDGPRWQLSEDDHEPYSLSTLQSDGIHPNVRLTRGVRMSSSFPFGFEPTRLPVDVPEPNDEAVDQVHFLDGGMVDNTGVDSVLAILSKIDDLETEKGRMLRQELRRRGIFLIEIDAGAGSGDVTKSGPASRITQPFGGYNRGVYSAAKRARDRNVAALKLRFGDAFTTEPIKSYPESDQVDEIMTTLALPKKDVQRLINSFTEPKKIEEIRKVLLQRYSTLAGRNE